The genomic window CGGGATAACCTTACGGCAGATTTTCCAGCGGTTGGTAAAGGCGGCGAATAATTTTACGCCGCTTTTGGTGATTTGCCGCCAGAGGGCCTGGGCTGTTTTGGCACCACGAGAGCCCATCGCGAAGGCGAGGAGCCGTCCGGTGCGCAGAGATACAGCAGTCCATATCCAGAGCTTGCGCTGTTTTTTTGGGTGTAATGCCACAGCTCGTCCAGCACGACCACATCCATATCCTTGAGATCGAGAGGTTCACAGAGCATCCGCGCCCTGGTCTCGTCGGCAAAAGCCCTGATCCACTTCAAAACAGCGACATTGCTAACCCCCAGCAGACGTCCGATCGCCCGAAACCCAA from Pseudomonadota bacterium includes these protein-coding regions:
- a CDS encoding IS1 family transposase, coding for MALHPKKQRKLWIWTAVSLRTGRLLAFAMGSRGAKTAQALWRQITKSGVKLFAAFTNRWKICRKVIPENLLCQSRKLTPAAETQNTRIRHYLARFHRKTLCCSKSPAMVELSLWLFPDKLC